Proteins found in one Campylobacter canadensis genomic segment:
- the purB gene encoding adenylosuccinate lyase encodes MSAISVFDMRLLGDSWSTKAMRDVFCEENRIQKWLDVEAALAKAQAKLNIIPQAAADEIAKKSFYKYMDMDFIFNEYKKTKHPLVPTVRALEKACENGYGEFVHFGVTTQDIMDTAFILQFKQAMQLVKSDLKIIAKSLQKLALEHKNTAMMGRTLALQALPITFGHKVAIWLDELNRHYERILECENRLYVGLIVGAVGTKASLSDKHKEVERLTIESLGLKVPYISWQPARDRLIELGYVLANINATFNKIAHQILILAHNEINEVAEPFGKGQVGSSTMPHKRNPAISENAVTVSNTLKANIAILSDIERHEHERDGQVWKMEWKLLPEIFLMLSVVLDNMKTALGGLEVKKDFMLKNLNTLQGFVLAERVMFALSEHFGKQHAHEIVYENAMKGIENNKSFKEVLLNDSRVKETLDEKAIDALLDATSYVGYAPLLVEDFLDNIKNAEILKD; translated from the coding sequence ATGAGTGCAATTAGTGTATTTGATATGAGATTATTAGGTGATTCTTGGAGTACTAAAGCAATGCGTGATGTTTTTTGCGAAGAAAATAGAATTCAAAAATGGCTAGATGTAGAAGCTGCACTTGCTAAAGCTCAAGCAAAATTAAATATTATCCCTCAAGCTGCAGCCGATGAAATAGCTAAAAAATCTTTTTATAAATATATGGATATGGATTTTATTTTTAATGAATATAAAAAGACAAAACACCCTTTAGTTCCTACAGTAAGAGCTTTAGAAAAAGCTTGCGAAAACGGATATGGAGAATTTGTTCATTTTGGAGTAACAACTCAAGATATTATGGATACAGCTTTTATTTTGCAATTTAAACAAGCAATGCAGCTTGTAAAAAGTGATTTAAAAATAATAGCAAAATCATTACAAAAATTAGCCTTAGAACACAAAAATACTGCAATGATGGGAAGAACATTAGCCCTTCAAGCCCTACCTATTACTTTTGGACACAAAGTTGCTATTTGGCTTGATGAGCTTAATAGACATTATGAAAGAATACTTGAATGCGAAAATAGACTTTATGTAGGTTTAATAGTTGGTGCTGTCGGTACAAAAGCTAGTCTTAGCGATAAGCATAAAGAAGTAGAAAGATTAACGATTGAAAGTTTAGGACTAAAAGTGCCTTATATTTCTTGGCAACCAGCAAGAGATAGATTAATTGAGCTTGGATATGTATTAGCAAATATAAATGCTACATTCAATAAAATTGCTCATCAAATCTTAATACTAGCTCACAATGAAATAAATGAAGTGGCTGAACCTTTTGGTAAAGGTCAAGTAGGTTCAAGTACAATGCCGCATAAAAGAAACCCTGCAATAAGTGAAAATGCAGTAACTGTAAGTAATACTTTAAAAGCAAATATAGCAATCTTAAGCGATATTGAAAGACACGAGCATGAAAGAGATGGGCAAGTTTGGAAAATGGAGTGGAAGCTTTTGCCTGAAATATTTTTAATGCTTTCTGTGGTTTTAGATAATATGAAAACAGCCTTAGGTGGATTAGAAGTTAAAAAAGATTTTATGCTAAAGAATTTAAATACCTTACAAGGTTTTGTTTTAGCAGAAAGAGTTATGTTTGCATTAAGTGAGCATTTTGGAAAACAACACGCTCACGAGATTGTTTATGAAAATGCAATGAAGGGTATTGAAAACAATAAAAGCTTTAAAGAAGTTTTATTAAACGATAGTAGAGTAAAAGAAACTTTAGATGAAAAAGCAATAGATGCCTTGCTTGATGCAACAAGCTATGTTGGGTACGCTCCTTTACTTGTAGAAGATTTTTTAGACAATATAAAAAATGCTGAAATATTAAAGGATTAA
- a CDS encoding trans-sulfuration enzyme family protein, translated as MKTKTKIIHLGRGKDLAVKAVNPSVMRASTILFKDHKTWQEYRELRKTQRVLSYGARGTETNFELEKLLCELEGGYRAHLFPTGLAALAMVLLNYASKDAHFLITDGIYGPVRTICDLFLNKIGVEVEFIKADASDVEEKIKANTKLILCESPGSILYEIIDIPKLCQIAHKNNIPVAIDSTYSSAYLSNPIKLGVDIVVIAATKYLSGHSDVVMGCVIVNEKEFKNFDKLPEALGLTTSPDDCYLVLRGMRTLAIRLKNHEENADKIVEFLQSRQEIKTIFYPKLKTHKNNEIFKRDFVGTNGMITIEFNENIKKEQAIAFVDSLKYFSIGASWGGYESLATVTTPPRTATKIDESRVFVRFHIGLEDVNDLIDDLKQAFLKIK; from the coding sequence ATGAAAACTAAAACGAAAATTATTCATCTTGGAAGAGGTAAGGATTTAGCGGTAAAAGCAGTAAATCCAAGTGTTATGAGAGCTTCAACTATACTTTTTAAAGACCACAAAACTTGGCAAGAATATCGTGAGCTTAGAAAAACACAAAGGGTTTTAAGCTATGGTGCAAGAGGTACCGAAACTAATTTTGAATTAGAAAAATTACTTTGTGAGCTTGAAGGTGGCTATAGAGCTCATCTTTTTCCAACAGGACTTGCAGCATTAGCTATGGTGCTTTTAAATTATGCAAGTAAGGATGCACATTTTTTAATCACTGATGGAATTTATGGACCTGTTAGAACAATTTGCGATTTATTTTTAAATAAAATTGGTGTTGAAGTTGAATTTATAAAAGCTGATGCAAGTGATGTAGAAGAAAAAATAAAAGCTAATACTAAGCTTATATTATGCGAAAGTCCAGGTTCAATTTTATACGAAATTATAGATATACCAAAATTATGCCAAATAGCACATAAAAATAATATCCCTGTTGCAATTGATAGCACTTACTCAAGTGCATATTTATCAAATCCTATAAAACTTGGGGTAGATATAGTTGTTATCGCTGCTACAAAATATCTTAGCGGACATTCTGATGTTGTTATGGGTTGTGTTATCGTAAATGAAAAAGAATTTAAAAACTTTGATAAGCTACCAGAAGCCTTAGGTCTTACAACTAGCCCTGATGATTGCTATTTAGTATTAAGAGGTATGAGAACATTAGCAATAAGATTAAAAAATCATGAAGAAAACGCAGACAAAATAGTAGAATTTTTACAAAGCAGACAAGAAATAAAAACAATTTTTTATCCAAAACTAAAAACTCATAAAAATAATGAAATTTTTAAAAGAGATTTTGTTGGTACAAACGGAATGATAACAATAGAATTTAATGAAAATATTAAAAAAGAACAAGCCATTGCTTTTGTAGATAGTTTAAAATATTTTTCAATAGGTGCTAGTTGGGGTGGCTATGAAAGCCTTGCAACTGTTACAACACCACCAAGAACTGCAACAAAAATAGATGAAAGTAGAGTATTTGTAAGATTTCACATAGGTCTTGAAGATGTAAATGACTTAATAGATGATTTAAAACAAGCATTTTTAAAAATAAAATAA
- the dcuC gene encoding C4-dicarboxylate transporter DcuC, which translates to MFSILFSLIAIVLLVFMLMKKINAHMALLLSGLFLLLVSTIYDSNAIFTSKVLSDKNDLHFWLFNLFEVFNKNLSSTLSGLGLTLMCIAGFSAYMEHVGASYALFKVFEKPLSMVKSPYMLLIISYFVTQFLVIFIPSHAGLGLLLMVTMYPILVRTGVSKLSALTVIGTCQYIDHGPGSGNVIMASNTAGIDPATYFVHHQLPTTIPIIIAVAIAIYFTSKYFDKKDNFSFDKESIENELTTNDDNKAKIPPKIYAILPIIPLILILGFSKVVGSHIKMNVPVAMMISTFTAIIFEMIRYKSLVQTLNSIMIFFKGMGHLFVITVSLIVCGQVFAAGLLSVGFVSTLIDFAKGAGFEVFAIIIFVSVLLSVSAFLMGSGNAAFFSFAPLIPNIAKHFNVETITMIAPIQIMTGFGRCASPIAPAILAIAGIAKVSPFAVVKRTAIPMIVAGIVNIICTYIYI; encoded by the coding sequence ATGTTTAGCATTCTGTTTTCACTAATTGCAATAGTGCTTTTAGTCTTTATGCTTATGAAAAAAATTAACGCACATATGGCTTTATTATTAAGTGGGCTATTTTTATTATTAGTATCTACAATCTATGATAGTAATGCTATTTTTACAAGTAAGGTTTTAAGCGATAAAAATGATTTACATTTTTGGCTTTTTAACTTATTTGAAGTTTTTAATAAAAATCTTTCATCTACTTTGAGTGGTTTGGGGCTTACACTTATGTGTATTGCTGGTTTTTCTGCTTATATGGAACATGTTGGTGCAAGTTATGCCTTATTTAAGGTATTTGAAAAACCACTTAGTATGGTAAAATCTCCATATATGCTTTTAATTATTTCTTATTTTGTTACACAATTTTTAGTAATTTTTATACCATCTCATGCTGGTCTTGGACTTTTACTTATGGTTACTATGTATCCGATTTTAGTAAGGACAGGTGTTTCAAAATTATCAGCTTTAACGGTTATTGGAACTTGTCAATATATTGACCATGGACCTGGAAGTGGAAATGTAATAATGGCATCTAATACAGCAGGTATTGACCCAGCTACATATTTTGTGCATCATCAACTACCAACAACAATACCTATTATAATAGCTGTTGCTATTGCAATTTATTTTACTTCTAAATATTTTGATAAAAAAGATAATTTTAGCTTTGATAAAGAAAGTATTGAAAACGAATTAACTACAAACGACGACAATAAAGCTAAAATTCCACCAAAAATCTATGCGATATTGCCAATTATTCCACTTATTTTAATATTAGGTTTTTCAAAAGTTGTTGGAAGTCACATAAAAATGAATGTTCCTGTAGCAATGATGATATCAACATTTACAGCAATTATTTTTGAAATGATTAGATATAAAAGCCTTGTACAAACTCTAAATTCAATTATGATATTTTTTAAAGGTATGGGGCATTTATTTGTAATAACAGTTAGTCTTATAGTTTGTGGTCAAGTTTTTGCAGCTGGACTTTTATCTGTTGGATTTGTTAGTACCTTGATTGACTTTGCAAAGGGTGCTGGTTTTGAAGTTTTTGCAATTATTATCTTTGTATCAGTTTTACTATCTGTATCAGCATTTTTAATGGGTTCAGGAAATGCAGCATTCTTTTCTTTTGCACCACTTATTCCAAACATAGCAAAACATTTTAATGTAGAAACTATCACTATGATAGCACCTATTCAAATTATGACAGGCTTTGGAAGATGTGCAAGTCCAATAGCTCCTGCTATTTTAGCAATCGCAGGAATTGCAAAAGTTAGCCCCTTTGCTGTTGTTAAAAGAACCGCAATACCTATGATAGTAGCGGGTATTGTTAATATTATTTGTACTTATATTTATATTTAA
- a CDS encoding RidA family protein, with translation MNYPKAIGPYSVSTSAKDLVFVSGQLPINPSTGDFASNDIKELTKQSLKNIEEILKEQGLSMQDVVKTTILLADINDFASVNEVYAEFFKEPFPARSAYAVLALPKNARIEIEAIALKKS, from the coding sequence ATGAATTATCCAAAAGCAATAGGACCATATAGCGTTAGCACTAGTGCAAAAGATTTAGTTTTTGTAAGCGGGCAATTGCCTATTAATCCTAGTACAGGAGACTTTGCGAGTAATGATATTAAAGAATTAACTAAGCAAAGTCTAAAAAATATTGAAGAGATTTTAAAAGAGCAAGGCTTAAGTATGCAAGATGTTGTTAAAACCACAATATTATTAGCTGATATTAATGATTTTGCAAGTGTAAATGAAGTTTATGCTGAATTTTTTAAAGAGCCATTTCCTGCAAGAAGTGCTTATGCTGTTTTAGCCTTGCCAAAAAATGCAAGGATTGAAATAGAAGCAATAGCACTTAAAAAATCTTAA
- the gltS gene encoding sodium/glutamate symporter: protein MNFDALSVLTISIAALLFAMKIKTKLLFLEKFCIPAPVVGGFLISIIVWLLSFIDIKINFDTSLQTPFMVVFFTVVGLSGSFKLLKVGGKILIIYLLCCWFMALMQNAIGISMMSFFNMHKVYGILSGAVALEGGHANAIAFSNMVEQLSPLHNAKLIAIAAATFGLISGSLLGGPLCRYLINKHKLEIKTNESIKDTDPLKHEIHIASYQDFLKSLFLILFILCFGFYVSKLFTQISGYSLPSYVGAMLIAIIIRNINDIFNIFKLNQYTIDTISELSLGIFLTMAMMNLKLNELSVVALPLFISLFVQVIVLLLFAVFVVFRLCGKNYDSAIMCAGLMGHGLGATPNAVANMSTACNKYAMYSKQAFLIVPLCGAVLIDIFAIPLNTYLINVLI from the coding sequence ATGAATTTTGATGCTTTAAGCGTACTAACAATTAGCATAGCTGCATTATTATTCGCTATGAAAATAAAAACAAAGCTTTTATTTTTAGAAAAATTCTGCATTCCTGCACCTGTTGTAGGCGGCTTTTTAATTAGCATAATTGTGTGGCTTTTAAGTTTTATAGATATAAAAATTAACTTTGATACAAGCTTGCAAACACCTTTTATGGTAGTGTTTTTTACCGTTGTAGGGCTTAGCGGTAGCTTTAAATTACTAAAAGTTGGCGGAAAAATACTTATTATTTATCTTCTTTGCTGCTGGTTTATGGCTTTAATGCAAAATGCAATTGGAATATCTATGATGAGCTTTTTTAATATGCACAAAGTTTATGGTATTTTAAGCGGTGCTGTAGCTTTAGAAGGTGGTCATGCTAATGCTATTGCCTTTTCTAATATGGTTGAGCAATTAAGCCCACTTCACAATGCAAAATTAATAGCAATCGCAGCTGCAACCTTTGGGCTAATATCAGGTTCACTTTTAGGCGGACCTCTTTGTAGATATTTAATAAACAAACACAAACTTGAAATTAAAACAAATGAAAGCATAAAAGATACCGACCCTTTAAAACACGAAATTCATATCGCAAGTTATCAAGATTTTTTAAAATCCTTGTTTTTGATTTTGTTTATTTTATGCTTTGGTTTTTATGTTAGTAAGCTATTTACTCAAATTAGCGGATACTCGTTGCCAAGCTATGTTGGCGCTATGCTTATTGCGATAATTATTAGAAATATAAATGATATTTTTAATATTTTTAAGTTAAATCAATACACAATAGATACAATAAGCGAACTTAGTTTGGGAATATTTTTAACAATGGCGATGATGAATTTAAAACTAAACGAGCTAAGCGTAGTTGCACTGCCTTTGTTTATTAGCTTATTTGTGCAAGTGATAGTTTTGCTTTTATTTGCGGTTTTTGTAGTATTTAGGCTTTGTGGCAAAAACTACGATAGTGCTATTATGTGTGCTGGTTTAATGGGGCATGGTTTGGGTGCTACTCCTAATGCAGTTGCAAATATGAGCACAGCTTGTAATAAATATGCTATGTATTCAAAACAAGCCTTTTTAATAGTGCCTTTATGCGGTGCGGTGCTTATTGATATCTTTGCTATACCGCTAAATACTTATTTGATTAATGTATTAATTTAA
- a CDS encoding formimidoylglutamase, protein MWQGRDDGKAKIHNRVFKCLNKNSKVKLLSFCTSLGVQRNKGRAGSELAPNIIKENMANFAVFDDFSFDDVANIDNFSSLEQGDEILYKKCLTLLKDDNYCVILGGGHESSLAPIKAALDYKKSIGVINLDAHFDVRKQKLHSSGNSFYKAYEYAKSKNYEYNYLCIGVNKLSNTQALFNTIKQMKAEYILNTNMHELDTKLKAFLEKNDFIYLSIDIDVFSLSIAPAVSAPNVFGINLEQALKALDMIFKSKKLIMSDVCEFNPKYDIDKHTAKLAAFLAYLLLRKEII, encoded by the coding sequence ATGTGGCAAGGAAGAGATGATGGCAAGGCAAAGATACATAATCGTGTATTTAAATGCTTAAATAAAAATTCAAAAGTAAAATTGTTATCGTTTTGCACTAGCTTAGGGGTGCAAAGAAACAAAGGTAGGGCTGGTAGCGAACTAGCTCCTAATATAATCAAAGAAAATATGGCAAATTTTGCTGTTTTTGATGATTTTAGCTTTGATGATGTTGCTAATATTGATAATTTTTCAAGCTTAGAGCAAGGCGATGAAATTCTTTATAAAAAATGCCTTACTTTGTTAAAAGATGATAATTATTGCGTTATTTTAGGTGGCGGTCACGAAAGCTCACTAGCACCAATAAAAGCAGCGTTAGATTACAAAAAAAGCATAGGAGTAATCAATCTTGATGCGCATTTTGATGTAAGAAAACAAAAATTACATAGTTCTGGTAATTCTTTTTATAAAGCTTATGAATATGCAAAAAGTAAAAATTACGAATATAATTATTTGTGTATTGGGGTTAATAAATTATCCAATACACAAGCTTTATTTAACACAATAAAACAAATGAAAGCAGAGTATATCTTAAATACCAATATGCACGAGCTTGATACAAAACTCAAGGCTTTTTTAGAAAAAAATGATTTTATTTATTTGAGTATTGATATTGATGTATTTTCTTTAAGTATAGCACCAGCAGTAAGTGCGCCTAATGTTTTTGGAATTAATTTAGAACAAGCCTTAAAAGCCTTAGATATGATTTTTAAAAGCAAAAAATTAATTATGTCTGATGTTTGTGAGTTTAATCCTAAGTATGATATTGATAAGCACACCGCAAAATTAGCAGCATTTTTAGCCTATTTATTGCTTAGAAAGGAAATAATATGA
- a CDS encoding BCCT family transporter, with product MQVKRYDGFLIIVSIFSVFLVLLALLLNPAKSLEFANALFYKLTHSFGSLIQFFEFICVVFVAYLAFSKIGKIRLGDEKNQYSNLSWIFMFICAGLGSATMYWAFMEWAYYYISPGLNIASLSKDSLRASTSFVFFHWGITPWAVYALASIAMCYHFYINKNKNLKLSSLIASILNIKESEFLKKLIDVIFLFSTFGGLILTTTLSIVTISAGFAGIFNISDGFYLKFILLTLITAVFTISSFVGLSSGMAKLAKISCILCFVFALLVLILGDSIFIINNTINSIGMFFSNYVQMSLFNDITQESSFNYDWTVFYWLYWITYTPAVSIFVTKISSGRTIRQVIFGLVLGGCVGTWFFFGCLSSYAIDIFNNNTVNIVEFLQNNQGEVAVLALIKTLPFGNAFAIFYFVLMMVFLASHMDATAFTISSVSTKIDSENPSKYLKVFWCIMLGLIPLAMLYINADLNTLKVAVCLSAAPFLIILAISFYGLIKWIKEIK from the coding sequence ATGCAAGTAAAAAGATATGATGGTTTTTTAATAATTGTGTCTATTTTTTCTGTGTTTTTAGTGCTTTTAGCACTTTTGCTTAATCCTGCAAAATCTTTAGAATTTGCAAATGCTTTATTTTATAAATTAACTCATAGTTTTGGTTCTTTAATTCAATTTTTTGAGTTTATTTGCGTTGTTTTTGTAGCTTATTTAGCTTTCTCAAAAATAGGTAAAATTAGACTAGGCGATGAAAAAAACCAATATTCTAATTTATCTTGGATTTTTATGTTTATTTGTGCTGGTCTTGGCTCGGCTACTATGTATTGGGCTTTTATGGAATGGGCTTATTATTACATTAGCCCAGGTTTAAATATTGCTTCTTTAAGCAAAGATAGTTTAAGGGCTTCAACATCTTTTGTATTTTTTCATTGGGGCATAACACCTTGGGCAGTTTATGCTTTGGCTTCTATTGCTATGTGTTATCATTTTTATATAAATAAAAATAAAAATTTAAAATTATCTAGCCTGATTGCAAGTATATTAAATATAAAAGAAAGTGAATTTTTAAAAAAGCTTATTGATGTTATATTTTTATTTAGCACCTTTGGCGGGCTTATTTTAACCACTACATTATCTATTGTTACAATTAGCGCAGGATTTGCAGGGATTTTTAATATTAGCGATGGTTTTTATTTAAAATTTATTCTTTTAACGCTAATAACTGCTGTTTTTACTATTTCTAGTTTTGTTGGATTATCAAGCGGTATGGCAAAATTAGCTAAAATTTCTTGCATTTTATGTTTTGTTTTTGCATTATTAGTTTTAATTTTAGGAGATAGTATTTTTATAATTAATAATACTATAAATAGCATAGGGATGTTTTTTTCAAATTATGTTCAAATGTCTTTGTTTAATGATATTACTCAAGAAAGTTCTTTTAATTACGATTGGACTGTGTTTTATTGGCTTTATTGGATTACTTACACTCCTGCGGTTAGCATTTTTGTAACTAAAATTTCTAGCGGCAGGACTATTAGGCAGGTTATTTTTGGTTTAGTTTTAGGCGGTTGTGTTGGAACTTGGTTTTTCTTTGGTTGCTTAAGTTCTTATGCTATTGATATTTTTAATAATAACACAGTAAATATTGTAGAATTTTTACAAAATAATCAAGGTGAAGTAGCTGTTCTTGCACTTATAAAAACCTTACCTTTTGGCAATGCTTTTGCTATTTTTTATTTTGTATTAATGATGGTTTTTTTAGCTTCACATATGGACGCTACTGCTTTTACAATTTCTAGCGTTAGTACTAAAATTGATAGCGAAAATCCAAGCAAATATTTAAAAGTATTTTGGTGCATAATGTTAGGTCTTATACCTTTGGCTATGCTTTATATTAATGCTGATTTAAATACTTTAAAGGTGGCAGTTTGTTTAAGTGCTGCTCCTTTTTTAATCATTCTTGCTATTAGTTTTTATGGTTTAATCAAATGGATAAAGGAGATAAAATGA
- a CDS encoding mandelate racemase/muconate lactonizing enzyme family protein: MKISKVEPIHLRVKALNEPCEWGEDAFILRIYTDTGLVGVGESDSAPAVLKAMFLQADTHSSCLGLSKILIGQDPRYIKKIMEDLLEGSAYYGISGAAICALSAINIALYDLLGKIYGVNVSVILGAKRRDYLKAYATFIPSKDLKENEKKAKELKASGFKLIKFGGASFGSDSKSDKEIIKSIRNAVLDDVKLSIDLVSLWRNYSYAKQRYEEIKEFNIEWIEEPVAATNTQDYARLSDNLDCKITGGESFYTEDEFLNFIKKSKVSIVQPDITRCGGFSSILAIEQMALKYGCDLVPHGFSTRILLAATACFLASSKNYDLIEYSQSTSPLFTDLVSNPMQYSDGYLKLNDGLGIGVELNEEVIKKYRI, from the coding sequence ATGAAAATAAGTAAAGTTGAACCTATACACTTAAGAGTAAAAGCTCTTAATGAGCCTTGCGAATGGGGAGAAGATGCTTTTATTTTAAGAATTTACACTGATACGGGATTAGTTGGCGTAGGAGAAAGCGATAGTGCTCCTGCAGTGCTAAAAGCAATGTTCTTACAAGCAGATACTCATAGCTCTTGTTTAGGGCTTAGTAAAATTCTTATAGGTCAAGACCCTAGATATATTAAAAAGATTATGGAAGATTTACTAGAAGGCAGTGCGTATTATGGAATAAGCGGAGCGGCAATTTGTGCTTTAAGTGCTATTAACATTGCTTTGTATGATTTGCTTGGAAAAATATATGGTGTAAATGTAAGTGTTATTTTGGGTGCAAAAAGGCGTGATTATTTAAAGGCTTATGCAACCTTTATTCCAAGCAAAGACTTAAAAGAAAATGAAAAAAAGGCAAAAGAATTAAAAGCAAGTGGTTTTAAGTTAATTAAATTTGGTGGAGCTTCTTTTGGTAGCGATAGCAAAAGCGATAAAGAGATTATAAAATCAATAAGAAATGCTGTTTTAGATGATGTAAAATTAAGCATAGATTTGGTTTCTTTGTGGAGAAATTATTCTTATGCAAAGCAAAGATATGAAGAAATTAAAGAATTTAATATAGAGTGGATAGAAGAACCAGTAGCAGCAACAAACACTCAAGATTATGCTAGATTAAGCGATAATTTAGACTGCAAAATAACTGGCGGAGAGAGTTTTTATACTGAAGATGAGTTTTTAAATTTCATTAAAAAATCAAAGGTTAGTATTGTACAACCTGATATTACAAGGTGCGGTGGTTTTTCTTCTATTCTTGCAATAGAACAAATGGCGTTAAAATATGGTTGTGATTTAGTACCGCACGGATTTTCAACAAGGATTTTATTAGCAGCTACTGCTTGTTTTTTAGCAAGTAGTAAAAATTATGATTTAATTGAATATTCGCAATCAACAAGCCCATTATTTACTGATTTAGTTAGCAATCCTATGCAATATAGCGATGGATATTTAAAGCTAAATGATGGTTTAGGAATAGGCGTTGAGCTTAATGAAGAAGTGATAAAAAAATATAGAATTTAA
- a CDS encoding Fic family protein: MEVIETYDEVKTNENINKDYIEIGVGLSLVDNIKPSEYFNEVVNNSKTYTELENKVNQYYKDKKLTPKETSEKECDLVSINIAKYLETNGFSLSPATLLSIHKTIFKNAFPQLLEKQVGVFRKVNISKLEDVLGGKKSVEYADFNDLKATIDYDFSIEKEKKYNLMNKEEQVLNIAKFISGIWQIHPFREGNTRTIAVFTIKYLRNKGFNSNNDIFKTNSKYFRDALVLANYESLQDKIYRDFSYLESFFNKFILNKKIELKPLPKPKLNKSITIKQEQKSTKNYGLSR; the protein is encoded by the coding sequence ATGGAAGTGATTGAAACATACGATGAAGTAAAAACCAACGAAAATATTAACAAAGATTATATTGAAATAGGCGTTGGATTAAGTTTAGTAGATAATATTAAGCCATCGGAATATTTTAATGAAGTAGTAAATAATTCTAAAACATATACAGAATTAGAAAATAAAGTAAATCAATACTATAAAGATAAAAAACTCACTCCTAAAGAAACAAGTGAAAAAGAGTGTGATTTGGTATCTATAAACATTGCTAAATATTTAGAAACTAATGGATTTTCTTTATCACCAGCCACATTATTATCAATTCATAAAACTATTTTCAAAAATGCTTTTCCACAATTGCTTGAAAAACAAGTAGGGGTTTTTAGAAAAGTAAATATTTCCAAACTAGAAGATGTTTTAGGTGGTAAAAAAAGCGTAGAATATGCTGATTTTAACGATTTAAAAGCAACTATTGATTATGACTTTAGTATAGAAAAAGAAAAAAAATATAATTTAATGAATAAAGAAGAACAAGTTTTAAATATTGCAAAATTTATTAGTGGTATATGGCAAATTCACCCATTTCGAGAGGGTAATACTAGAACAATCGCAGTTTTTACAATTAAATATTTAAGAAATAAAGGTTTTAACTCAAATAATGATATTTTTAAAACTAATTCAAAGTATTTTAGAGACGCATTAGTGTTGGCAAATTATGAAAGTTTACAGGATAAAATTTATAGAGATTTTTCTTATTTAGAAAGTTTTTTTAATAAATTTATACTTAATAAAAAAATAGAATTAAAGCCTTTACCAAAACCAAAATTAAATAAATCAATTACGATAAAACAAGAGCAAAAATCAACTAAGAATTATGGTTTAAGCAGATAA